The Candidatus Neptunochlamydia vexilliferae genome includes a region encoding these proteins:
- a CDS encoding transposase, translating to MDIEGLFNGLAIQQQRALKGLRKVYGNQVYLAGLRTPKNELLIVATNKDPENAIEMYAKRWEIETLFGCLKGRGFNFEDTHMTDNEKLVNS from the coding sequence GTGGATATTGAAGGGCTTTTTAACGGACTTGCTATTCAGCAACAGAGAGCTTTAAAGGGACTGAGAAAGGTCTATGGAAACCAGGTGTACCTAGCTGGACTACGCACCCCAAAGAACGAGTTGCTAATCGTTGCTACCAATAAAGATCCTGAAAATGCCATTGAGATGTATGCTAAGAGATGGGAAATCGAAACACTATTTGGATGCTTGAAGGGAAGAGGCTTTAACTTTGAAGATACCCATATGACTGATAATGAAAAATTAGTAAACTCATAG